The genome window GAAGTTTCAACATTAGCTGTTAAGAAATCAATAAATTTCGCTAGAACTGTAAATACGAAAATATTAGGCGTAATTGAGAATATGAGTCATTTTGTATGCCCGAGTGATGGAAAAGTCTATTATATATTTGGAGAAGGTAAAGGTAAGAAAATGGCGGAGGAAATGGGAGTAGATCTTTTAGGTCAAGTTCCCCTTGATCCTTCCATAGCAGAAGCTAATGATGCTGGAGAACCTTTCTTTTTGAAATATCCTGATAGTCCAACTTCTAAAGAATTTCTGAATATAGCAGATAAAATAATTAAAATTGTTGAATCTAGTCAATAACTTTTAGACTTAAGTCGAAAATAAAATTTCTTTTCGTCATAAACTGGATATTTTTCTAACACTCCTTCTCTAACTAAATCCGCTAGAACTTTTCTAAATTCCAATAAATTAATCTCCTCTCCCATTTGAATTAGTTCATCCCTAATCTGTGTAGAAGTTTTATCACCTTTAGACAATATGTCAATTATTTTGCGTTTTAACTCGGTAGTCATGATAATATTTATTATATAAATGCAAATAAAAAATTGAGGGTTAATGAAGGAAAAACTTAAAAATAAAAAAATATTAAAGAAAGATTGGTGAAAGTTTATTGAGTATTGAAATTAGCGAAAAAAGTTTTTTATTAAAAAGGTTCTTGATAGTAGCCTATGGTCTATCAGAGGCGGACGTAGATGCCTTTATAAAGATACTAAGTAGCGAGACCGGAAAAGACGTTGATGCAATTGCTAGTGAATTAGGAATAAGCAAGAGTAGGGCAAGTCTAATACTAAAAAAGCTAGCTGACGCTGGATTAGTAGAAAAAGAGAAAACCAGTGTAAGCAGAGGAGGAAGACCCAAGTTTTTATATCGTATTCACAAAGAGGAATTGAAGAAAAAACTTATAAAAAGATCCGAAGAAACTTGCAGGGATCTACAGACTATTATATCTTCGCTTCTTTAAGTATTCCTTTAAGAAAGGAGTCTCATCTATTTTTTGCTTACTCAGATATTCTAAGTAAATTCCCTTTGGTTTTTCCCTTCTCCTATTAACTCTTATGAGCTTAGTAGGAGTTGCAATTATATCGATTGGTACATCAAAAGGTTCTGAAGGAACCTCGTCTACTATTTGTATGTCATGTACTGTAGTCGCAATAGGAGTGTTCTCATCTACTTTACTAAGCTCTCTCAAAATCCCAAACTCGAGCTCACTATACCCTTCGCCTTTACCAACTCTATTTCCATTTAAGTCAACAGCCACAGAACCAGCGACAATGAGATCAACCCTCTCTATCTTCTCTAAACTTACCTTTATTCCATATTTTTCAAAGCCGGATATTCGAGAGGCTTTAGGTATATCAGAAGAGGAGATTCTGATTGGATCTAATAAAAAGAAGTCTCCTCTTAATCTAGGGGTAGGGACTAGAACTTTTTTCCCTTGTCTCAATGCAATTTCTCTTACCTTATATTGCGGAGAATCTGGATTGACCTTAATAATCTCAGCTTCTTTGAATTCTTTACACTTAGCTAAATTTAAAGCTGCTTTATCAGCTCCTTTAAAATTGGGAATTCTGCCGTAAACTGGTCGGGGAAATAGTGCTATATTTTCCTCCTCCAATTTCTTCCATATCAATTCCCTTATCTCCTGTTTAGATAACATTCAGAATACCCTCATATAATAAGTAGACACCAAATGCAACTAATATAATAGATGAAACTATTTTTACGTATTTCACGTATCTTGCTCCTAACACATTTATTGCCTTAGGGAAAGCTATTATCCAAATTAATATACCCATAAAAAACCCGGGTATTATAGAAATCGAAAGAGATCTAATCATAGAAATTCCAACTGTAATCCACCAACTTATTTGGTAAGGATTAGTTAAACCCATGGAAAGTCCTATGAGGTAATTTCCTCTTATAGTGCTAGAAGGCATTTTAGCTTTAATCGTTAAATACGATAAATATAACATAAATATACCCCCAACTAGATATAAAGCATTTATAATTGGCATAGGAATGTAGCCTTGGATAAAGTAAACGATTATAAAGAAAATCAAATCAGCCGTCATTGCACCAGCACCAATACTGCTTCCGTGGAGCCATGATTTTGTAGACTCATTAGCGATCATCGCATTAACTGGTCCAGGGGGTGCAGCCATTGATAAACCTAAAATAATCCCTAAGCCGAAGTAAGTGAGAAACATTTATTTAAATTAACTTTCAATCATCCTTTTAAAACTTAAGGCATCGTCAAATGAGTAAACGTTATTGAAAAGAACGTAAATTAAATTTTTCTTTTCGGACATTATATATTCCTTAAGCTTCTCTAAATCGGCTTTAGTGTACTTGTATCTGTAATTAACCTTTTCAGATTCTAAACCATGGAGTCTAAAATACCCAATTTGTTTACTATCCAATGGCTTATTTTTAAATGGATCTACAACGTGAATTGCATCAATTTCAGAAAGTATTTTGGTTAGCATTTCAGGATTGAGATTCCACTCTCCTCTAGGCTCCCAACCGTAGATAAATGATCTATCTAATGTACTGAAAAAGTCTTTTAGATTCCTCATGTTTGTGTCATTAGGTTTAAAAGACGCTGGTGTTTGAAATATTATAATTTTAGAATTCAAGAATTTAGCTTCTTTCAACGTGATTTCCAGAGCTTGCATGACTTCTTTAGTCGGTCTAAAGTATCCATAGTTTTTAACATCTCCAATAATTGTCTTGGTTCTCTTATATGTGATTTTATTATATTCATGTGTAATTATTTGATTCGCCTTGATAGTTAATTCAACGTTGTTCTGTATAGAGAGTTCCCTCCATTTATCTAGTTTTTCTTCAGATAGAAAGTTGTAAAATGTCTCTTGTACCTCAAGCACACTGAAATAATTAAAATGCTTTCTCGTAAATCCACATGTACCTATTTTTATCATCTTTCATAGATTTTGGGAAAAGATTAATATAATTGGTTTTGCATAGACTTAACTCGTGAGTGAGGAAGAAATAATTGAAAAAGTTAAGAAAATGTATGAAGAAGGATTAAGTATTAGGCAAATTGCTAATCAATTAGGATTAAGTTATTCTAAGGTTCGTAGAATACTTATTAAAGCTAAGGTTAATTTCAGAGGGAAAGTGCCAGATGATAAAATACAACAAATTATAGAAATGGGAAAGCAAGGTTATAGTGCAAATAGAATAAGTAAGGAGTTGAATGTAAACTTTAATACTGTATTGAGAATCCTTAAAAAATATAATCTAGGTAAAAAAAGGAGAAAATTAAATATAAAGGAAATAGAGAAAATTAAGGAAGAGTACAGCAAAGGAAATAGTATATATAGAATTGCAAAAGAACTTAACATTTCCACTAATCTTGTAGTATATCATTTAAAGAAAATGGGTTTATATAAATCTATTCGTGAATCTTCTCCCACATCTGCTTAGCTAGTTTGCCATCATATTTAAATACGTGTACAAGCTCTTTTGCCTCTTCTCTTTTCCTTCTGTGTTCCTCTAAGAAATTATTTAATTTATCTATTAATATCTGCTTTAACTCTCCAGTTAACATTTTACCGGATCTATACTCTTCCTCGATCTCCTTAATCTTGTTATCATTTTCCTCAAAGAAGTAATATAACCACTGGAAGGGAACATCTATTTCTGGATTTCCGCCATATTTCCTATGCAACTCTATCGTCGGCTGTCCTCCTGAAAATGCATATTTCATTATTTTCCTTTCCACAGTCTTAGGATCATCTACAAGGTATATTGCAGTTTCTGGATTTGAAGAACTCAT of Sulfolobus sp. E5-1-F contains these proteins:
- a CDS encoding helix-turn-helix domain-containing protein is translated as MSIEISEKSFLLKRFLIVAYGLSEADVDAFIKILSSETGKDVDAIASELGISKSRASLILKKLADAGLVEKEKTSVSRGGRPKFLYRIHKEELKKKLIKRSEETCRDLQTIISSLL
- a CDS encoding 5-formyltetrahydrofolate cyclo-ligase, with the protein product MLSKQEIRELIWKKLEEENIALFPRPVYGRIPNFKGADKAALNLAKCKEFKEAEIIKVNPDSPQYKVREIALRQGKKVLVPTPRLRGDFFLLDPIRISSSDIPKASRISGFEKYGIKVSLEKIERVDLIVAGSVAVDLNGNRVGKGEGYSELEFGILRELSKVDENTPIATTVHDIQIVDEVPSEPFDVPIDIIATPTKLIRVNRRREKPKGIYLEYLSKQKIDETPFLKEYLKKRRYNSL
- a CDS encoding LysE family translocator, whose product is MFLTYFGLGIILGLSMAAPPGPVNAMIANESTKSWLHGSSIGAGAMTADLIFFIIVYFIQGYIPMPIINALYLVGGIFMLYLSYLTIKAKMPSSTIRGNYLIGLSMGLTNPYQISWWITVGISMIRSLSISIIPGFFMGILIWIIAFPKAINVLGARYVKYVKIVSSIILVAFGVYLLYEGILNVI
- a CDS encoding DUF72 domain-containing protein; this encodes MIKIGTCGFTRKHFNYFSVLEVQETFYNFLSEEKLDKWRELSIQNNVELTIKANQIITHEYNKITYKRTKTIIGDVKNYGYFRPTKEVMQALEITLKEAKFLNSKIIIFQTPASFKPNDTNMRNLKDFFSTLDRSFIYGWEPRGEWNLNPEMLTKILSEIDAIHVVDPFKNKPLDSKQIGYFRLHGLESEKVNYRYKYTKADLEKLKEYIMSEKKNLIYVLFNNVYSFDDALSFKRMIES
- the cbp1 gene encoding CRISPR DNA repeat-binding protein Cbp1, whose translation is MSEEEIIEKVKKMYEEGLSIRQIANQLGLSYSKVRRILIKAKVNFRGKVPDDKIQQIIEMGKQGYSANRISKELNVNFNTVLRILKKYNLGKKRRKLNIKEIEKIKEEYSKGNSIYRIAKELNISTNLVVYHLKKMGLYKSIRESSPTSA